From a single Pseudomonas cremoricolorata genomic region:
- a CDS encoding HlyC/CorC family transporter has translation MSEDRSSNGQKSWLGKLTQAFAHEPKNRQELLELLREAHQNKLLDSEALAIVEGAIQVADLQVRDIMVPRSQMISIKAGQTPREFLPAVIDAAHSRYPVIGESHDDVLGILLAKDLLPLILRENGDSFDIKQLLRSATFVPESKRLNVLLREFRANHNHMAIVVDEYGGVAGLVTIEDVLEQIVGDIEDEHDVEEDSYIKPLPNGDFLVKALTPIEHFNEFFDGEFSTEDFNTVGGLVMTAFGHLPKRNETTEIGLWRFRILNADSRRIHLLRLTPINR, from the coding sequence ATGAGCGAAGACCGATCGAGCAACGGGCAAAAGTCCTGGCTGGGTAAACTGACCCAGGCTTTTGCCCATGAGCCGAAAAACCGCCAGGAGCTCCTCGAGCTGCTGCGTGAAGCCCATCAGAACAAGCTGCTCGACAGCGAAGCGCTGGCCATCGTCGAAGGCGCCATTCAGGTCGCCGACCTGCAGGTGCGCGACATCATGGTGCCGCGCTCGCAGATGATCAGCATCAAGGCCGGGCAGACGCCTCGCGAGTTCCTCCCAGCGGTGATCGATGCCGCGCACTCGCGTTACCCGGTGATCGGCGAAAGCCACGACGATGTGCTCGGAATCCTCCTGGCCAAAGACCTGCTGCCGCTCATCCTGCGCGAGAATGGCGACAGCTTCGACATCAAGCAGTTGCTGCGGTCGGCCACCTTCGTGCCCGAATCCAAGCGCCTCAACGTGCTGCTGCGCGAGTTCCGCGCCAACCATAACCACATGGCCATCGTGGTCGATGAGTACGGCGGCGTCGCCGGACTGGTGACCATCGAAGACGTGCTGGAGCAGATCGTCGGCGATATCGAAGACGAGCACGACGTCGAGGAAGACAGCTACATCAAGCCGCTGCCCAACGGCGACTTCCTGGTCAAGGCACTGACCCCGATCGAGCACTTCAACGAGTTCTTCGACGGCGAGTTCTCCACCGAGGACTTCAACACCGTCGGCGGGCTGGTCATGACCGCGTTCGGTCACCTGCCCAAGCGCAACGAGACGACGGAAATCGGCCTGTGGCGCTTCCGCATTCTCAATGCCGACAGCCGACGCATCCACCTGCTGCGCCTGACCCCGATCAACCGTTAA